The Quercus robur chromosome 7, dhQueRobu3.1, whole genome shotgun sequence genome has a segment encoding these proteins:
- the LOC126692903 gene encoding VQ motif-containing protein 25 encodes MDDMTNKQTCKPCSTLAHLGMHRDSKTISKTKPKIRIIHIFAPEIIKTDVANFRELVQRLTGKPMEKGCNKKPSRIPRREESRSASSDKPTVQTNKMELPSGFRSNLDQSRERIKDEEEGILWNAEKSGGFLGSLSELEDYIQDLGDEFPFLPLDASRLHSIEEAQLT; translated from the coding sequence ATGGATGAcatgacaaacaaacaaacctgTAAACCCTGTTCAACTTTAGCCCATCTAGGCATGCACCGAGATTcaaaaacaatatccaaaaCCAAGCCAAAGATACGCATAATTCACATATTTGCTCCCGAGATCATCAAAACCGACGTGGCCAACTTCCGTGAGTTAGTGCAACGACTCACAGGGAAACCCATGGAAAAGGGTTGCAACAAGAAACCAAGCAGAATTCCCCGAAGAGAAGAGTCAAGAAGTGCTTCATCAGACAAGCCAACAGTACAGACAAACAAAATGGAGCTCCCATCTGGGTTTCGTAGTAATTTGGATCAGTCAAGGGAGAGAATTAAGGACGAGGAAGAAGGGATATTGTGGAATGCTGAGAAATCAGGTGGGTTCTTGGGAAGCCTTTCAGAACTAGAGGATTATATTCAAGACCTTGGTGATGAATTCCCATTTCTTCCTTTGGATGCTTCTCGCTTGCATAGCATTGAAGAAGCTCAACTTACCTAG